The region CTTACCAAGTAAGTTCTGACGGAAACGTCCTTGCTTTCCTTTTAAGGAATCAGAAAGGGATTTCAATGGTCTGTTAGAATCGGTCTTGACAGCACTAGATTTTCTTGTATTATCAAGAAGTGAATCTACTGCTTCCTGTAACATACGTTTCTCGTTACGAAGGATAACCTCAGGAGCTTTAATCTCCATCAATCGCTTCAAACGGTTGTTACGTATGATCACACGACGGTATAAATCATTTAAATCAGACGTTGCAAAACGACCCCCGTCAAGTGGTACTAATGGACGTAATTCTGGCGGAATTACTGGAACCACTTTCATGACCATCCATTCTGGTTTGTTTTCTCGTCGCTCATTAGAATCTTTAAGAGCCTCCACAACTTGCAGACGTTTTAAAGCTTCAGTCTTACGTTGTTTAGACGTCTCATTATTTGCTTTGTGTCTCAGGTCATATGATAGCGCATCTAAATCGATACGTTTAAGTAAATCGATCAAACACTCAGCACCCATCTTAGCGATGAATTTGTTAGGATCTGAATCTTCTAAATACATGTTTTCCGGTGGAAGCGTATCTAAGATATCTAGGTATTCTTCTTCTGTAAGGAAATCTAAATTACGAACTTCTTCGCCTTCAGCATTCTTTGCGATACCTGGTTGAATCACCACATATCTTTCGTAATAGATGATCATGTCCAGCTTCTTTGAAGGAAGCCCTAGTAGGTAACCAATTTTGTTTGGCAAACTACGGAAATACCAAATGTGGGCCACTGGCACAACAAGATTGATATGTCCTATACGATCACGTCTTACTTTTTTCTCTGTAACCTCTACACCACATCGGTCACAAACGATTCCTTTATAACGTATACGTTTATATTTTCCACAAGCACATTCATAATCCTTTACAGGACCGAATATACGCTCACAAAAAAGCCCATCCCTTTCAGGTTTGTGCGTACGATAGTTAATCGTTTCTGGTTTTAACACCTCACCTCTTGACTCAGCAAGAATAGATTCTGGAGATGCAAGACCGATTGAAATTTTTGAAAATTTCTTTTGTGTTGGGTTGTCTTTATGTCTAGCCATAATAATGGTACTATTTTAAGTTAAAGTAGCGAGGTTGGTGGATCATTTCGCTTTCGCGAAAGCGAAACAAACATCCAACCTCACAGAAAAATTAATCCTCCAGTCTTAGATCTAGTCCTAGACCTTTCAACTCGTGCATCAATACGTTAAATGATTCTGGAAGACCAGGCTCTGGCATAGGCTCACCTTTTACGATAGCTTCGTAAGTTTTGGCGCGTCCTATAACGTCATCTGATTTTACAGTTAAAATTTCACGTAAAGTACTAGAAGCACCATAGGCTTCCAGTGCCCATACCTCCATCTCTCCAAATCGCTGACCACCAAATTGTGCTTTACCACCGAGTGGCTGCTGTGTGATTAACGAATATGGACCGATAGAACGCGCGTGCATCTTATCATCTACCATGTGTCCTAGTTTAAGCATGTAGATAATACCTACTGTTGCAGGTTGATCAAAACGCTCACCAGTACCACCGTCAAATAAATACGTATGTCCGAAACGTGGAATACCTGCCTCATCGGTGTAACCATTGATCTGATCTAATGTAGCACCATCAAAGATAGGAGTGGCAAATTTCTTGCCTAATTTCTCTCCTGCCCATCCTAGTACGGTTTCATAAATCTGTCCAATGTTCATACGAGAAGGTACACCAAGCGGATTCAATACGATATCTACCGGAGTTCCATCTTCAAGGAAAGGCATGTCTTCCTGACGTACAATACGTGCAACGATACCTTTGTTACCATGTCGTCCTGCCATCTTATCTCCTACTTTAAGTTTACGCTTCTTAGCGATGTAAACTTTAGCAAGTTTGATAATACCAGCTGGAAGTTCATCTCCTACAGAGATGGTAAACTTCTCACGCCTTAATGATCCTTGTAGATCATTTTCTTTAATCTTATAATTGTGAAGTAAGTCGGCAACCATATCATTCACCTCATTACCTGTAGTCCAAGTTCCTGAAGTTAAATGTGTAAAGTCATCTACGGAGTTCAACATTTTAAGAGTGTATTTTTTACCTTTTGGAAGAACTTCTTCCCCAAGATCGTTAAATACACCTTGTGATGTTTTACCACTTACAATTTCAAATAATTTTTCAATTAGACGCTCTTGAAGACCGTCAAATTTACCTTGATAATCTTGCTCTAATCGAGCAATATCTTCTTTGTCTTGAGCTCTTTTTCTCTTATCCTTAACGGCACGAGAGAATAATTTCTTATCGATAACAACACCTCTTAGCGATGGAGAAGCTTTTAAAGAAGCATCTTTTACATCACCAGCTTTATCACCGAAAATCGCTCTAAGAAGTTTTTCTTCTGGAGTAGGATCACTTTCTCCTTTAGGAGTAATTTTACCTATTAATATATCTCCAGGCTTCACTTCTGCTCCAACACGTATCATTCCGTGTTCATCAAGATCAGCAGTAGCTTCCTCACTTACGTTAGGAATATCTGCAGTAAGTTCTTCGTTACCTAATTTAGTATCTCTAACTTCAAGAGAATACTCATCTACGTGAATAGAAGTAAAGATATCTTCACGAACTACTTTTTCAGAAATTACGATTGCATCCTCAAAGTTGTAACCTTTCCATGGCATAAATGCCACTTTCATGTTACGACCTAAAGCAAGTTCACCCGCTTCAGTCGCATAACCTTGACAAAGTACTTGTCCTTTATCAACTCGATCGCCTTTTTGAACGATAGGTTTCAAGGTAATACTAGTACCTTGATTCGTCTTACGGAATTTAATCAAATTGTAAGAAGTGTCTTCTGGCTCAAAGCTTACCAAAGCCTCACGTTCTGTACGATCATATCTGATCACTACTTTTTGTGAATCTACATATACTACTTCACCATCACCTTCTGCATTGATCAATACTCTTGAATCTGAAGCAACTTGTCTTTCCAGACCTGTTCCTACAATAGGAGCATCTACTCTAAGTAGCGGCACTGCTTGACGCATCATGTTAGATCCCATCAGTGCACGGTTAGCATCATCATGTTCCAAGAAAGGAATTAAGGATGCAGATATGGATGCAATCTGGTTAGGAGCAACATCAGCATAGACAACATCAGTAGCATTTATTACCGGGAAGTCACCTTCCATACGTGCAATTACCTTTTCTTGATCTATCTTACCATTAGTAAGGGGTAAGTTAGCTTGTGCAATATGCAAGCCTTCTTCTTCTTCTGCACTTAGATAAGTAGGTTGGTCTTGTAAATTCACAACACCATTAGTTACTTTTCTATATGGAGTCTCAATGAATCCCATTCCATTCACTTTTGCAAATACTGCTAGTGAAGAGATCAAACCAATATTCGGTCCTTCAGGTGTTTCAATTGGACAAAGTCTTCCGTAGTGCGTATAGTGTACATCTCGTACTTCAAATCCTGCTCTTTCTCTTGAAAGTCCACCAGGTCCTAGTGCTGATAATCTACGTTTGTGGGTAATCTCTGCTAATGGATTTGTTTGATCCATAAATTGAGATAACTGGTTGGTACCAAAGAAAGAATTAATAACAGAAGACAAGGTCTTTGCATTAATAAGGTCAATAGGTGTAAACACCTCGTTATCTCTTACGTTCATACGCTCGCGTATAGTACGAGCCATACGAGCAAGTCCTACACCAAATTGTTGAGACAACTGCTCACCAACGGTACGTACACGACGGTTAGACAAGTGATCAATATCATCAATCTCTGCTTTAGAGTTGATCAACATGATCAAGTGCTTTATAATGGTGATGATATCTTCTTTGGTAAGCACTTGCTTATCCATTGGAATATCAAGACCCAATTTTTTATTCATTCGGTAACGACCTACCTCACCTAAATTATATCTCTGATCAGAGAAAAATAATTTATCAATGATTCCACGAGCTGTTTCTTCATCTGGCGGCTCAGCGTTACGTAATTGTCTATATATGTGTTCTACCGCTTCTTTTTCAGAATTAGTAGGATCTTTTTGTAACGTATTGTGAATTATGGCATAATCAGCTGACATATTATCTTCTTTGTGAAGAAGAATGGTCTTAGCTTGAGATTCAATAATCTCATCGATGTGCTCTTTTTCAAGAATGGTATCGCGATCAAGAACGATTTCATTACGTTCGATAGAAACTACTTCACCAGTATCTTCATCGACGAAATCTTCATGCCATGTTCTAAGTACACGAGCGGCAAGTTTGCGTCCTAGGTACTTTTTAAGTCCTGTTTTACTCGCTTTCACTTCTTCAGCAAGATCAAAGATTCCTAGGATATCCTTATCTCTTTCAAAACCGATAGCACGGAAAAGTGTAGTTACAGGTAATTTCTTTTTACGATCTATATAAGCGTACATTACGCTGTTAATATCTGTCGCAAATTCTATCCATGACCCTTTAAAAGGGATAACACGAGCAGAGTATAATTTAGTTCCATTTGCATGGAATGACTGTCCAAAAAAGACACCCGGAGATCTGTGTAACTGAGATACAACAACACGCTCTGCACCGTTGATACAAAAAGTACCAGATGGAGTCATGTAAGGAATAGTACCTAGATAAACATCTTGAACAATGGTTTCAAAATCTTCGTGTTCTGGATCAGTACAATATAATTTTAAGCGCGATTTAAGAGGCACGCTGTAGGTAAGTCCACGCTCTATACATTCTTGAATAGAATAACGAGGGGGATCTACGAAGTAATCGAGAAATTCCAACACGAACTGATTACGAGTATCAGTGATAGGAAAATTTTCCATGAAGGTATTATAAAGGCCTTCTACTTCTCTTTTGTCAGATTTAGTCTCTAACTGAAAAAAGTCCTGAAAGGATTTTATTTGGATATCCAGCAGGTCAGGATATTCTGCCTTATTAGTTACCGTTGAAAAATTAATTCTTTCTGTGTTTGTTGCTAGCATCAATGCACGGTATTAAGTGATTAAAAAAAGCGTTATCGACGACGTCTCATCTTTATACGCAAAATGGTCTAGGCCTGTGAGCGCCGCTCACAGGTCTAAACCTTTATTGTTTAGGTAAGAAGAATTACTTCAACTCCACCTCAGCACCAGCTGCTTCTAGCTGAGCTTTAAGCGCTTCTGCTTCGTCTTTAGAAACACCTTCTTTAATTGGAGATGGTGCATCGTCAACAAGTGCTTTAGCATCTTTCAATCCTGCTCCTGTAAGTTCTTTTACAAGTTTCACAACAGCTAGTTTAGCACCACCTGCAGCTTTAAGGATTACATCAAATTCTGTTTGCTCTTCAGCAGCGTCTCCACCACCTGCAGCTGGTCCAACCATAGCAACTGCCGCTGCTGCTGGTTCAATACCATACTCATCCTTAAGGATGTCTGCTAATTCGTTTACTTCTTTAACAGTTAAATTAACTAACTGCTCAGCGAAATCTTTTAAATCTGCCATTTTTCTATCGTTTTAATAAAATTTATAAATAATTAATTGCGTACTAAATTGGGTTCTATCTTTCAGATAGAGTTTTAAGTATTCCTGCGAGTTTACCACCACCTGATTGAAGTGCTGATATCACATTTTTAGCAGGACTTTGAAGTAGACCGATGATATCACCAATCATTTCTTCTTTAGACTTGATATTGCTTAATGCATTGATCTTATCATCACCTACATAAATTGCTTCTTCAATATAAGCTCCTTTAAGCACAGGCTTGTCAGACTTCTTTCTGAAGTTTTCGATAACCCTAGCTGGTGCATTTGCAACTTCAGAAAGCATGATGGATGTATTACCTTTTAATAAATCAGGTAACTCACCAAAGTCTTTATCTGAAGCTTGCATAGCCTTAGCCAGAAGAGTATTCTTAACTACTGACATGGTTATATTAGCTTTGAAACAAGCTCTACGTAAATTTGATGTATCTGAAGCATTTAAGCCAGATATGTCTGCTAGGTATATAGTTGAATTCTCACCTAACGTAGCAGTCAAATCTTGAATAACATTTGCTTTTTGTTCTCTTGTCATGATCTAGATTTTTAGTCTTCTGCAAAACGTTTAGTGTCTATCTCAATACTAGGACTCATCGTACTAGAAATGAAGATACTTTTGATATAAATACCTTTAGACGTTGTCGGTTTTAATTTAACTAGTGTATTGATTAATTCTCTTGCATTACCTGCAATCTTCTCCGCATCAAAAGATGCTTTTCCAACTGCTGCATGTATAATACCAGTCTTATCCACTTTAAAGTCGATTTTACCAGCTTTAACTTCCTTAACCGCTTTTGCTACATCCATAGTAACTGTTCCAGTTTTAGGGTTAGGCATTAAACCTCTAGGACCTAGTATACGACCTAATGGACCTAATTTTCCCATAACACTAGGCATGGTAATAATTACATCTACATCAGTCCATCCACCTTTGATCTTATCGAGGTATTCATCAAGACCTACATAGTCAGCACCAGCTTCAGTAGCTTCCGCTTCCTTATCTGGAGTAACTAACGCAAGTACTTTAACGTCTTTACCTGTACCATGAGGTAATGTAACAACACCTCTAACCATTTGGTTAGCTTTACGTGGATCTACATTTAACCTTACAGCTAGATCTACAGAAGCATCAAACTTTGTGCTTGTTACTTCCTTTACTAATTTAGAGGCATCAGCAACAGAATAAGTTTGTAACCTATCTATTTTTACTTGATTCTCTTTTTGATTTTTTGTTAATTTTGCCATTGTTACAGGTTTTAAGCCGGTGCGTTTCCACCTTTAACGTTCACACCCATTGACTTAGCAGTACCAGCTACCATTCGCATAGCGCTATCTACTGTAAATGCATTGAGGTCTGGCATCTTATCCATTGCGATCAAACGAATTTGATCCCAACTGACAGTTCCAACTTTCTTACGGTTAGGTTCTCCACTTCCGCCTTTAAGCTTTAACGCTTCAAGGATTTGTACTGCTGCTGGAGGTGTTTTAATTACAAAATCGAAGGACTTATCCTTAAACACCGTAATCGCTACAGGTAATATTTTACCCGCTTTATCCTGAGTTCTAGCATTAAACTGCTTACAGAACTCCATGATATTCACACCAGCCGCACCAAGTGCAGGTCCTACAGGAGGAGATGGGTTTGCTGCACCACCTTTAACTTGTAGTTTTACAACCTTAGATACTTCTTTAGCCATTTCTAATTAATTTCACTTATTTAATGATAATAAAGTGGAAGCCTTATTTATCACCTATAAATTGTAACATTTATACTTTCTCTACTTGCATATAACTAAGCTCCAAAGGAGTCTTACGGCCAAATATTTTAACCATAACTTCTAGTTTACGCTTTTCTTCGTTTACTGTTTCAATAGTACCGTTAAATCCATTAAATGGACCGTCTACTACTTTTACTGTTTCACCACTCTTAAAAGGAATAGCTATATTATCAGTTTGCTCGGCAAGTTCATCAACTTTACCTAACATTCTGTTTACTTCAGCCCTTCTTAAAGGTACCGGTTCTCCACCTTTAGTTTCACCTAAAAAACCGATTACACCGTTCACAGATTTAATAATATGAGGCACTTCACCTTCTAATCGGGCTTGTACCATAATATACCCAGGAAAATAAACACGTTCCTTGTGATATTTCTTACCATCTCTAATCTGAACCACCTTCTCAGTAGGAACTAGAATTTGCGTTAAATAATCCCCAAGATTATGGTGAGCAATTTCTGACTCTATATAATCCTTGATCTTATTTTCTTGGCCGCTTACAGAACGAACAACATACCATTTCATTAAATCCTTCTCTTCTGACATAGCGATTATTAATTTTGCTTAATCCAACTAAAATAATTCTCAATAGCAGCACTGAAAACATAATCAATACCCGCTACAATTAGCGCAAAAATAATAGAGAATACAGCAACTGTAACTGTTAACTTTTGCGTTTCAGCCCAAGTAGGCCAAGTAACGTGATTCGTTAACTCATTATAAGACTCTTTTACGTATGTTATCAAACTCATAATAGTGATGTTCTGAACGTCAAACTTAAAACATCAATAAAAAACTTGTTGTTTAAAGCCAACTATATTTATAATGCACGGGCTGAGAGACTCGAACTCACGACACCTGGTTTTGGAGACCAGTGCTCTACCAACTGAGCTAAGCCCGCAAAAAAATCACCCTAAAAAGAACGATTTATTGCCTTCCCCATATAAAGGGAAAGTATCCTATCTAAAAATAGATAGGATACTTAATATAATCAATTAGAAATTAATCTAAAATCTCAGTAACCTGACCTGCTCCAACAGTTCTACCACCTTCACGGATAGCAAAACGAAGTCCTAGGCTCAATGCAATAGGCTGGATAAGTTCAACATTAATTGTCAAGTTATCACCTGGCATTACCATCTCAACACCATCAGGAAGTGAGATGTTACCTGTTACGTCAGTTGTACGTACATAAAACTGAGGACGGTAGTTATTGTGAAATGGAGTGTGACGTCCACCTTCTTCTTTCTTAAGGATATAAACCTCTGCTTTAAATCTTGCGTGAGGAGTTACAGATCCTGGCTTAGTAATTACCATACCACGAGAAATTTGAGACTTCTCAATACCTCTTAACAAGATACCTGCGTTATCTCCTGCTTCACCTCTATCAAGGATCTGACGGAACATTTCAATACCTGTTATGGTAGAAGTCAACTTCTGTGCACCCATTCCAATAATCTCAACAGGATCTCCAGTGTTAGCTACACCAGTCTCAATACGACCAGTTGCAACAGTACCACGACCTGTAATAGAGAATACATCTTCTATAGGCATAAGGAAAGGCTTGTCCATTTCACGTACTGGCTCTTCGATCCAGCTATCAACAGCAGCCATCAATTCAAGTACAGAATCAACCCATTTTTGTTCTCCATTAAGCGCTCCAAGAGCAGAACCAGAAATAACAGGACCATTGTCACCATCATATTCATAGAAACTTAATAGATCACGTACTTCCATATCCACTAATTCAAGAAGCTCTTCATCATCTACCATATCCACTTTGTTAAGGAATACAACCATACGAGGAATACCTACCTGACGTCCAAGAAGGATGTGCTCACGTGTCTGTGGCATAGGACCATCAGTAGCAGCAACAACAAGAATAGCACCATCCATTTGAGCAGCACCAGTAACCATGTTCTTTACATAATCGGCGTGACCAGGACAATCTACGTGTGCGTAATGTCTGTTTTCTGTTTGATACTCTACGTGTGAAGAGTTAATTGTAATACCACGCTCTTTTTCTTCAGGAGCGTTGTCAATTTGATCAAAACTTGTCGCCTTAGAGAAACCAGCATCAGCAAGCACTTTAGTAATTGCTGCAGTAAGTGTAGTTTTACCGTGGTCAACGTGACCAATAGTTCCTACATTCAGGTGGGGTTTCGAACGATCGTACGTTTCTTTAGCCATAATTTATAATCTTAGTTTATATTAGTGTTCAATTTTAAAATAAGACAGACACGGAGCTAAAACCAAATCAGTCTATACTAGTAATGGCCTCTGTTGAGACCTATTTTTATTTAACAGAGCCAATGATGAGATTTGAACTCATGACCTCTTCCTTACCAAGGAAACGCTCTACCCCTGAGCTACACCGGCAAAACCCTTATTATAAGGAAATGGACAAATTGACTTTAAACCCAATAAAAATAGAGTTTAATCTAGAGCGAGAGACCAGGTTCGAACTGGCGACATTCAGCTTGGAAGGCTGACGCTCTACCAACTGAGCTACTCTCGCATTTATTAGTTTTACAACTAAAAGGTATTCATTATTTCAAATTATCTTCCCAGATAATATCAAGTGGGGAGAGCAGGATTCGAACCTGCGAAGGTTTCCCAACGGAGTTACAGTCCGTCCTCGTTGGCCGCTTGAGTATCTCCCCTAAAAGTCTTTTAAGACCTCACTATTTTAAAGAGCCGATGGAGGGACTCGAACCCACGACCTGCTGATTACAAATCAGCTGCTCTAGCCAGCTGAGCTACATCGGCTTTTATACTTTTTTAGCCATAAAAAAAGCCCGCTATTTCTAACGGACTGCAAATGTAAGCCTATTTTTTAATTACCAAAATATTTTTTAATATTTTTTTCAGTGCGCAGCTAACTTTTCTTTTCTTTTTATCAATTGACGCTCTAAAGAAGCCACGCATTCATCTATACACTGCTCAAAAGTTTTACAAGTCTTCTTTACTACCATATCATCTCCCGGAACAAAAAGTCTTATCTCAGCTATTTTATTTTCTGGAGCAGAGGTCTTTTGCACCTTTAAATATACATCTGCATTAATAATTTTACTGTAGAACTGTTCCAGCTTATCTAATTTGTTTTGAGAGAAACTGATGAGCTTTAAATCTGCATCAAAATTGACTGCTTGCATGTTTACCTTCATAATACATAGTTTTAGATTAATTATTTTTTGGACCTAGGATGCGCATTACCATAAACACCCTTTAATGTCGCCATACTAGAATGCGTATAAATTTGTGTTGATGATAAACTAGCGTGACCTAGCAATTCTTTAACAGCGTTTAAATCTGCCCCACGGTCTAGTAAATGAGTTGCAAATGTATGTCTCAATACGTGTGGGCTTATTTTTACCTTCAAAGAAACCTTACTAAAATATGATTTTATCACTCGATAAACAAGACTTGGGTACATTTTAACTCCTTTAAGAGTTGTGAATAGCTCATCTGTTACTGGTTGCGCTATAGACTGGCGCAAGACTACATACTGTTCGATATGATCTTTTATCGAATAAACTAAGGGCACTATCCGCTCTTTATTCCTTTTACCTAACACTTTAATCGTGTTACCAGAGACATCGACATCCTTGAGCTTTATATTGATCAACTCTTCTCTTCTTATGCCTGTCGCGTAAAAGAGTTCGATGATTAAAAAGTCTCGTGACTCCACAAAACTAGTGGTGTCGTAGGGTGAATCTAGTAATTTCAAAACCTCTTCTGTTGAGAAAGGTATTTGTATCTTTTTAGAAATTTTAAGGCTCTTATAAGAGGCCGCAGGACTTGAAGTTATCTCACCCACTTTAAGCAGAAATTTAAAATATGACTTTAAGGAAGACATCTTTCTATTCACTGTACGATTAGAACCTCCGTTCTCTAGCAAGCTAGTAACCCAACCCCTAATCAAACTGTAGTTCACCTCATTTATCTCCTGCACCCCTTCTTCTCTCAGGAAAGAATTAAATTGATTTAAATCCTTTTCATAAGCTAAGATGGTATGAGAAGAATAATTTTTCTCAAGTTGAAGATATTCTATATATGAGGTAAGATCCATAAAAAAACCGCTAATTGTAAATGTATAAATTTACAACTAGCGGTATGATATTCTAAAGGAAAAATTCTCTAGAGGTTTTCTGCGTCACGAAGTCCTTGAATGTAAGAAGCTTTAATGTTTTGAGCACGTTTTGCAACAGATGGTTTAGTAAACTGCTGTCTTCTACGTAGTTCGCGCATTTTTCCTGTACGATCAAATTTTCTTTTGAAACGCTTTAGAGCTCTGTCGATATTTTCTCCGTCTTTAACTGGTATTATTAACATAGTGTCATCACCTCCTTTCTTTGGGATCGCAAAAGTACATATTATTTTACAATCTCAAAGATATTTATTTAAATTGATATGTGTGTTATTTTCGCTTTCGCGAAAGCGGAACACTTAGACTACTTTGCAGCAGGTTTATAATCCTTACCGTCAAGAGTCATTTTTGCGATAATCTCCCGCATAATCTCACTCGTTCCACCACCTATAGGCCCTAAACGACTATCACGTGACATTCTAGCCAGTGGGTATTCTTCTATATAACCGTAACCACCTAGGTACTGAAGGCATTTATAAATAACTTCGTCTGCAATTTTTGTAGAAAGAAGCTTAGACATGCTTGCCTCTTTTACAGGGTAGAGCCCTTTATCCAGCTCTTCTGCAATGGAATAATTAAAGCATTTTGACATTTCTACCTCGCTCATCATGTCTGCAAGGTTATGACGTAAGGCTTGATAAGTGTCTAGTGACTTACCAAATGCGGTACGATCCTTCATATAACCAATGGTGTACTCAAGGGCATATTCTGCGCGGGCATGAGAATTAATCCCCATGATCAAACGCTCTAATGCAAAATGTTGCATGATGTAAGGAAAGCCTTTCCCTTCTTCTCCCATCAGGTTCTCAACAGGGATACGCACATTATCAAATCCTATTTCTGCTGTATCACTTGCTCTCCATCCTAGTTTATTCAACTTAGTCGCACTGATACCTGGTGTCTCGCGATCCATTACAAAAATAGAGATGCCTCTACCTTTTGCTTCTAAATCTGTTTTTGCAGCGATCACTAGGTAATCACTGTAAACACCGTTTGTTATAAAAGTTTTTGAACCGTTAATTACGTAATGATCGCCATCTTTTACGGCTGTAGTTCTCATTCCCGCTACATCACTACCTCCAAAAGGCTCTGTAATACCTAGACATCCTATTTTCTCACCCGTAAGTGTAGGAACTAGATATTCTTGCTTGATGCGCTCGTCACCTTCTTTCAATAAATGTTGAGCTCCTAAAAATGCCTGTACCCACATTGCAGCGGCAAAGCCACCAGAATTGATACGTTGCATTTCTTCTAGAAAAATAACCGTGTAGAAAAAATCTAAATCAAGACCTCCATACTCTTCAGGATAGTAAAGACCGAAATACCCCATCTCTCCCATTTTCTGAAAAATCTCCCGATCTATATGACCGGTTTCTTCCCATCTTTCAATATGAGGAACGGCTTCTTTGTTTAAGAAATCTCTAAAGCTTTGTCTGAAGGCTTCATGCTCCTCAGTAAAATATTTTGAATACATACAGTTGTTACAATATAATTATTGAAAAACATTTAAAATCAAATTTTAAATGTGAAATTCTCAGTTAAGACTGATTTTATCAATCTAATGACAAATATAGCTGAATTAAACCTAATTTTTCCTGCGGAAACCTAGATGTTAACATGACTTTATCCCAACTTTTAAAACCATCCCTTAAAGTTCTCTGCTCCACAAGCTTTTCTACTAGATAGTCGTCAAAATATGGAATAGATAACAACTCTTCTTCAGTAGCCGTGTTCAATGCTATTTTTAAAAACCCTGATGGCGGGGTCACATAGAAATGCTTTTTTAACTGAATCATGGTCGAGTCCGTAAGTCCGTAAACACCTCTTACCTGTGAGATATCGATAAATCCCTTGAGGCGTCCCCTTTCTTGCAGTATCCTGCTAGATAGCGCTGGGCCTATA is a window of Nonlabens sp. MB-3u-79 DNA encoding:
- the rpsU gene encoding 30S ribosomal protein S21; translated protein: MLIIPVKDGENIDRALKRFKRKFDRTGKMRELRRRQQFTKPSVAKRAQNIKASYIQGLRDAENL
- the tuf gene encoding elongation factor Tu, encoding MAKETYDRSKPHLNVGTIGHVDHGKTTLTAAITKVLADAGFSKATSFDQIDNAPEEKERGITINSSHVEYQTENRHYAHVDCPGHADYVKNMVTGAAQMDGAILVVAATDGPMPQTREHILLGRQVGIPRMVVFLNKVDMVDDEELLELVDMEVRDLLSFYEYDGDNGPVISGSALGALNGEQKWVDSVLELMAAVDSWIEEPVREMDKPFLMPIEDVFSITGRGTVATGRIETGVANTGDPVEIIGMGAQKLTSTITGIEMFRQILDRGEAGDNAGILLRGIEKSQISRGMVITKPGSVTPHARFKAEVYILKKEEGGRHTPFHNNYRPQFYVRTTDVTGNISLPDGVEMVMPGDNLTINVELIQPIALSLGLRFAIREGGRTVGAGQVTEILD
- the hpf gene encoding ribosome hibernation-promoting factor, HPF/YfiA family; amino-acid sequence: MKVNMQAVNFDADLKLISFSQNKLDKLEQFYSKIINADVYLKVQKTSAPENKIAEIRLFVPGDDMVVKKTCKTFEQCIDECVASLERQLIKRKEKLAAH
- a CDS encoding acyl-CoA dehydrogenase family protein, encoding MYSKYFTEEHEAFRQSFRDFLNKEAVPHIERWEETGHIDREIFQKMGEMGYFGLYYPEEYGGLDLDFFYTVIFLEEMQRINSGGFAAAMWVQAFLGAQHLLKEGDERIKQEYLVPTLTGEKIGCLGITEPFGGSDVAGMRTTAVKDGDHYVINGSKTFITNGVYSDYLVIAAKTDLEAKGRGISIFVMDRETPGISATKLNKLGWRASDTAEIGFDNVRIPVENLMGEEGKGFPYIMQHFALERLIMGINSHARAEYALEYTIGYMKDRTAFGKSLDTYQALRHNLADMMSEVEMSKCFNYSIAEELDKGLYPVKEASMSKLLSTKIADEVIYKCLQYLGGYGYIEEYPLARMSRDSRLGPIGGGTSEIMREIIAKMTLDGKDYKPAAK
- a CDS encoding tyrosine-type recombinase/integrase; the encoded protein is MDLTSYIEYLQLEKNYSSHTILAYEKDLNQFNSFLREEGVQEINEVNYSLIRGWVTSLLENGGSNRTVNRKMSSLKSYFKFLLKVGEITSSPAASYKSLKISKKIQIPFSTEEVLKLLDSPYDTTSFVESRDFLIIELFYATGIRREELINIKLKDVDVSGNTIKVLGKRNKERIVPLVYSIKDHIEQYVVLRQSIAQPVTDELFTTLKGVKMYPSLVYRVIKSYFSKVSLKVKISPHVLRHTFATHLLDRGADLNAVKELLGHASLSSTQIYTHSSMATLKGVYGNAHPRSKK